Proteins encoded together in one Salmo trutta chromosome 3, fSalTru1.1, whole genome shotgun sequence window:
- the LOC115164296 gene encoding hyaluronan synthase 1-like: MELKPLLRRMGSIVRAILTFLFALVVLGVMVWAYVQGFQLATSPYGIISFGFYGVLLGLHILVQSFFAFVEHRRMRARSKACTFTKTIGLTISAYQEDPEYLRECLNSIRALKYPPELLRVIMVVDGNSGDDLYMLEMFREVFADRDPGCYVWRNNYHTWDPTQTQDASYGLGEDPQRREVEDLINSRRCVCIMQKWGGKREVMYTAFKALGLSVDYIQVCDSDTKLDPLATVELCKVLESNQKYGAVGGDVMILNLKESYISFMSSLRYWMAFNIERSCQSFFNCVSCISGPLGLYRNDLLQQFLESWYNQKFLGTHCTFGDDRHLTNRMLSMGYATKYTARSKCYTETPGQFLRWLNQQTRWTKSYFREWLYNAMWWHKHHLWMTYESIVSGVFPFFVTATIIQLFWTRTLWDILWVLCCIQLIGLIKAAYACILRRDLVMVFMSLYSALYMTSLLPAKYFAIITMNKSSWGTSGRRKMVGNYIPLLPLSVWAAILLGGSCYTIYKESQKDWSMPAKVLETRFLIYGCAAYVCYWFLMIFLYWVWFRRLFRKRSQSYDVSV; the protein is encoded by the exons ATGGAACTGAAACCATTACTAAGGCGGATGGGCTCGATAGTCCGTGCCATCCTAACATTCCTCTTTGCCCTGGTGGTGCTGGGGGTGATGGTGTGGGCCTACGTCCAGGGCTTCCAGCTGGCCACCTCCCCGTACGGCATCATCTCCTTTGGCTTTTATGGCGTCCTGCTGGGGCTCCACATCCTGGTCCAGAGCTTTTTTGCCTTCGTGGAGCACCGCCGCATGAGGGCCCGAAGCAAGGCCTGCACATTCACCAAGACCATCGGTTTAACTATCTCAGCCTACCAGGAGGACCCAGAATACCTGCGCGAGTGCCTCAACTCCATTCGGGCCCTCAAGTACCCTCCAGAGCTGCTGCGGGTCATCATGGTGGTGGATGGGAACTCAGGGGACGACCTCTACATGCTGGAGATGTTCAGGGAGGTGTTTGCTGACCGGGACCCTGGCTGTTACGTGTGGAGGAATAACTACCACACATGGGACCCCACCCAGACCCAGGATGCTAGTTATGGGCTGGGAGAGGACCCccagaggagggaggtggaggatctGATCAACAGCAGGAGGTGTGTGTGCATCATGCAGAAGTGGGGTGGAAAGAGGGAGGTGATGTACACAGCGTTCAAGGCACTGGGACTGTCGGTGGACTACATACAG gtgtgtGACTCTGACACCAAGCTAGACCCCTTGGCTACGGTGGAGCTGTGTAAGGTGCTGGAGAGCAACCAGAAGTACGGGGCGGTGGGAGGAGACGTGATGATCCTCAACCTCAAGGAGTCCTACATCAGCTTCATGAGCAGCCTGCGCTACTGGATGGCGTTCAACATCGAGAGGTCCTGCCAGTCCTTCTTCAACTGTGTCTCCTGCATCAGCGGCCCCCTGG GTCTGTACAGGAATGACCTCCTCCAGCAGTTTTTAGAGTCCTGGTACAACCAGAAGTTCCTGGGGACTCACTGCACATTTGGGGATGACAGACATCTCACCAACCGCATGCTCAGCATGGGCTATGCCACCAA ATACACGGCCCGTTCCAAGTGCTACACGGAGACGCCAGGCCAGTTTCTCCGGTGGCTCAACCAGCAGACGCGCTGGACCAAGTCTTACTTCCGCGAGTGGCTCTACAACGCCATGTGGTGGCACAAGCACCACCTGTGGATGACCTACGAGTCCATCGTCTCTGGTGTCTTCCCCTTCTTCGTCACGGCCACCATCatccagctgttctggacaagaACCCTGTGGGACATCCTCTGGGTCCTCTGCTGCATCCAGCTCATCGGCCTGATCAAGGCGGCCTATGCCTGCATCCTGCGCCGCGACCTGGTCATGGTGTTTATGTCCCTCTACTCTGCCCTCTACATGACCAGCTTGCTGCCCGCCAAGTACTTTGCCATTATCACCATGAACAAGAGCAGCTGGGGCACGTCGGGCCGCCGCAAGATGGTTGGGAACTACATCCCCCTGCTGCCTCTGTCAGTGTGGGCGGCCATCTTGCTGGGCGGGTCCTGCTACACCATCTACAAGGAGAGCCAAAAGGACTGGTCCATGCCGGCTAAGGTACTAGAGACCAGGTTTCTGATCTACGGCTGTGCGGCGTACGTCTGCTACTGGTTCCTCATGATCTTCCTCTACTGGGTGTGGTTCCGCAGGCTGTTTAGGAAACGCTCCCAAAGTTATGACGTTAGCGTATAG
- the LOC115164283 gene encoding hyaluronan synthase 1-like → MELKPLLRRMGSIVRAILTFLFALVVLGVMVWAYVQGFQLATSPYGIISFGFYGVLLGLHILVQSFFAFVEHRRMRARSKACTFTKTIGLTISAYQEDPEYLRECLNSIRALKYPPELLRVIMVVDGNSGDDLYMLEMFREVFADRDPGCYVWRNNYHTWDPTQTQDASYGLGEDPQRREVEDLINSRRCVCIMQKWGGKREVMYTAFKALGLSVDYIQVCDSDTKLDPLATVELCKVLESNQKYGAVGGDVMILNLKESYISFMSSLRYWMAFNIERSCQSFFNCVSCISGPLGLYRNDLLQQFLESWYNQKFLGTHCTFGDDRHLTNRMLSMGYATKYTARSKCYTETPGQFLRWLNQQTRWTKSYFREWLYNAMWWHKHHLWMTYESIVSGVFPFFVTATIIQLFWTRTLWDILWVLCCIQLIGLIKAAYACILRRDLVMVFMSLYSALYMTSLLPAKYFAIITMNKSSWGTSGRRKMVGNYIPLLPLSVWAAILLGGSCYTIYKESQKDWSMPAKVLETRFLIYGCVAYVCYWFLMIFLYWVWFRRLFRKRSQSYDVSV, encoded by the exons ATGGAACTGAAACCATTACTAAGGCGGATGGGCTCGATAGTCCGTGCCATCCTAACATTCCTCTTTGCCCTGGTGGTGCTGGGGGTGATGGTGTGGGCCTACGTCCAGGGCTTCCAGCTGGCCACCTCCCCGTACGGCATCATCTCGTTTGGCTTTTATGGTGTCCTGCTGGGGCTCCACATCCTGGTCCAGAGCTTTTTTGCCTTCGTGGAGCACCGCCGCATGAGGGCCCGAAGCAAGGCCTGCACATTCACCAAGACCATCGGTTTAACTATCTCAGCCTACCAGGAGGACCCAGAATACCTGCGCGAGTGCCTCAACTCCATTCGGGCCCTCAAGTACCCTCCAGAGCTGCTGCGGGTCATCATGGTGGTGGATGGGAACTCAGGGGACGACCTCTACATGCTGGAGATGTTCAGGGAGGTGTTTGCTGACCGGGACCCTGGCTGTTACGTGTGGAGGAATAACTACCACACATGGGACCCCACCCAGACCCAGGATGCTAGTTATGGGCTGGGAGAGGACCCccagaggagggaggtggaggatctGATCAACAGCAGGAGGTGTGTGTGCATCATGCAGAAGTGGGGTGGAAAGAGGGAGGTGATGTACACAGCGTTCAAGGCACTGGGACTGTCGGTGGACTACATACAG gtgTGTGACTCTGACACCAAGCTAGACCCCTTGGCTACGGTGGAGCTGTGTAAGGTGCTGGAGAGCAACCAGAAGTACGGGGCGGTGGGAGGAGACGTGATGATCCTCAACCTCAAGGAGTCCTACATCAGCTTCATGAGCAGCCTGCGCTACTGGATGGCGTTCAACATCGAGAGGTCCTGCCAGTCCTTCTTCAACTGTGTCTCCTGCATCAGCGGCCCCCTGG GTCTGTACAGGAATGACCTCCTCCAGCAGTTTTTAGAGTCCTGGTACAACCAGAAGTTCCTGGGGACTCACTGCACATTTGGGGATGACAGACATCTCACCAACCGCATGCTCAGCATGGGCTATGCCACCAA ATACACGGCCCGTTCCAAGTGCTACACGGAGACGCCAGGCCAGTTTCTCCGGTGGCTCAACCAGCAGACGCGCTGGACCAAGTCTTACTTCCGCGAGTGGCTCTACAACGCCATGTGGTGGCACAAGCACCACCTGTGGATGACCTACGAGTCCATCGTCTCTGGTGTCTTCCCCTTCTTCGTCACGGCCACCATCatccagctgttctggacaagaACCCTGTGGGACATCCTCTGGGTCCTCTGCTGCATCCAGCTCATCGGCCTGATCAAGGCGGCCTATGCCTGCATCCTGCGCCGCGACCTGGTCATGGTGTTCATGTCCCTCTACTCTGCCCTCTACATGACCAGCTTGCTGCCCGCCAAGTACTTTGCCATCATCACCATGAACAAGAGCAGCTGGGGCACGTCGGGCCGTCGCAAGATGGTTGGGAACTACATCCCCCTGCTGCCTCTGTCAGTGTGGGCGGCCATCTTGCTGGGCGGGTCCTGCTACACCATCTACAAGGAGAGCCAAAAGGACTGGTCCATGCCGGCTAAGGTACTAGAGACCAGGTTTCTGATCTACGGCTGTGTGGCGTACGTCTGCTACTGGTTCCTCATGATCTTCCTCTACTGGGTGTGGTTCCGCAGGCTGTTTAGGAAACGCTCCCAAAGTTATGACGTTAGCGTATAG
- the LOC115164254 gene encoding hyaluronan synthase 1-like has product MELKPLLRRMGSIVRAILTFLFALVVLGVMVWAYVQGFQLATSPYGIISFGFYGVLLGLHILVQSFFAFVEHRRMRARSKACTFTKTIGLTISAYQEDPEYLRECLNSIRALKYPPELLRVIMVVDGNSGDDLYMLEMFREVFADRDPGCYVWRNNYHTWDPTQTQDASYGLGEDPQRREVEDLINSRRCVCIMQKWGGKREVMYTAFKALGLSVDYIQVCDSDTKLDPLATVELCKVLESNQKYGAVGGDVMILNLKESYISFMSSLRYWMAFNIERSCQSFFNCVSCISGPLGLYRNDLLQQFLESWYNQKFLGTHCTFGDDRHLTNRMLSMGYATKYTARSKCYTETPGQFLRWLNQQTRWTKSYFREWLYNAMWWHKHHLWMTYESIVSGVFPFFVTATIIQLFWTRTLWDILWVLCCIQLIGLIKAAYACILRRDLVMVFMSLYSALYMTSLLPAKYFAIITMNKSSWGTSGRRKMVGNYIPLLPLSVWAAILLGGSCYTIYKESQKDWSMPAKVLETRFLIYGCVAYVCYWFLMIFLYWVWFRRLFRKRSQSYDVSV; this is encoded by the exons ATGGAACTGAAACCATTACTAAGGCGGATGGGCTCGATAGTCCGTGCCATCCTAACATTCCTCTTTGCCCTGGTGGTGCTGGGGGTGATGGTGTGGGCCTACGTCCAGGGCTTCCAGCTGGCCACCTCCCCGTACGGCATCATCTCGTTTGGCTTTTATGGTGTCCTGCTGGGGCTCCACATCCTGGTCCAGAGCTTTTTTGCCTTCGTGGAGCACCGCCGCATGAGGGCCCGAAGCAAGGCCTGCACATTCACCAAGACCATCGGTTTAACTATCTCAGCCTACCAGGAGGACCCAGAATACCTGCGCGAGTGCCTCAACTCCATTCGGGCCCTCAAGTACCCTCCAGAGCTGCTGCGGGTCATCATGGTGGTGGATGGGAACTCAGGGGACGACCTCTACATGCTGGAGATGTTCAGGGAGGTGTTTGCTGACCGGGACCCTGGCTGTTACGTGTGGAGGAATAACTACCACACATGGGACCCCACCCAGACCCAGGATGCTAGTTATGGGCTGGGAGAGGACCCccagaggagggaggtggaggatctGATCAACAGCAGGAGGTGTGTGTGCATCATGCAGAAGTGGGGTGGAAAGAGGGAGGTGATGTACACAGCGTTCAAGGCACTGGGACTGTCGGTGGACTACATACAG gtgtgtGACTCTGACACCAAGCTAGACCCCTTGGCTACGGTGGAGCTGTGTAAGGTGCTGGAGAGCAACCAGAAGTACGGGGCGGTGGGAGGAGACGTGATGATCCTCAACCTCAAGGAGTCCTACATCAGCTTCATGAGCAGCCTGCGCTACTGGATGGCGTTCAACATCGAGAGGTCCTGCCAGTCCTTCTTCAACTGTGTCTCCTGCATCAGCGGCCCCCTGG GTCTGTACAGGAATGACCTCCTCCAGCAGTTTTTAGAGTCCTGGTACAACCAGAAGTTCCTGGGGACTCACTGCACATTTGGGGATGACAGACATCTCACCAACCGCATGCTCAGCATGGGCTATGCCACCAA ATACACGGCCCGTTCCAAGTGCTACACGGAGACGCCAGGCCAGTTTCTCCGGTGGCTCAACCAGCAGACGCGCTGGACCAAGTCTTACTTCCGCGAGTGGCTCTACAACGCCATGTGGTGGCACAAGCACCACCTGTGGATGACCTACGAGTCCATCGTCTCTGGTGTCTTCCCCTTCTTCGTCACGGCCACCATCatccagctgttctggacaagaACCCTGTGGGACATCCTCTGGGTCCTCTGCTGCATCCAGCTCATCGGCCTGATCAAGGCGGCCTATGCCTGCATCCTGCGCCGCGACCTGGTCATGGTGTTCATGTCCCTCTACTCTGCCCTCTACATGACCAGCTTGCTGCCCGCCAAGTACTTTGCCATTATCACCATGAACAAGAGCAGCTGGGGCACGTCGGGCCGCCGCAAGATGGTTGGGAACTACATCCCCCTGCTGCCTCTGTCAGTGTGGGCGGCCATCTTGCTGGGCGGGTCCTGCTACACCATCTACAAGGAGAGCCAAAAGGACTGGTCCATGCCGGCTAAGGTACTAGAGACCAGGTTTCTGATCTACGGCTGTGTGGCGTACGTCTGCTACTGGTTCCTCATGATCTTCCTCTACTGGGTGTGGTTCCGCAGGCTGTTTAGGAAACGCTCCCAAAGTTATGACGTTAGCGTATAG
- the LOC115164265 gene encoding hyaluronan synthase 1-like isoform X2, with translation MELKPLLRRMGSIVRAILTFLFALVVLGVMVWAYVQGFQLATSPYGIISFGFYGVLLGLHILVQSFFAFVEHRRMRARSKACTFTKTIGLTISAYQEDPEYLRECLNSIRALKYPPELLRVIMVVDGNSGDDLYMLEMFREVFADRDPGCYVWRNNYHTWDPTQTQDASYGLGEDPQRREVEDLINSRRCVCIMQKWGGKREVMYTAFKALGLSVDYIQVCDSDTKLDPLATVELCKVLESNQKYGAVGGDVMILNLKESYISFMSSLRYWMAFNIERSCQSFFNCVSCISGPLGLYRNDLLQQFLESWYNQKFLGTHCTFGDDRHLTNRMLSMGYATK, from the exons ATGGAACTGAAACCATTACTAAGGCGGATGGGCTCGATAGTCCGTGCCATCCTAACATTCCTCTTTGCCCTGGTGGTGCTGGGGGTGATGGTGTGGGCCTACGTCCAGGGCTTCCAGCTGGCCACCTCCCCGTACGGCATCATCTCGTTTGGCTTTTATGGTGTCCTGCTGGGGCTCCACATCCTGGTCCAGAGCTTTTTTGCCTTCGTGGAGCACCGCCGCATGAGGGCCCGAAGCAAGGCCTGCACATTCACCAAGACCATCGGTTTAACTATCTCAGCCTACCAGGAGGACCCAGAATACCTGCGCGAGTGCCTCAACTCCATTCGGGCCCTCAAGTACCCTCCAGAGCTGCTGCGGGTCATCATGGTGGTGGATGGGAACTCAGGGGACGACCTCTACATGCTGGAGATGTTCAGGGAGGTGTTTGCTGACCGGGACCCTGGCTGTTACGTGTGGAGGAATAACTACCACACATGGGACCCCACCCAGACCCAGGATGCTAGTTATGGGCTGGGAGAGGACCCccagaggagggaggtggaggatctGATCAACAGCAGGAGGTGTGTGTGCATCATGCAGAAGTGGGGTGGAAAGAGGGAGGTGATGTACACAGCGTTCAAGGCACTGGGACTGTCGGTGGACTACATACAG gtgtgtGACTCTGACACCAAGCTAGACCCCTTGGCTACGGTGGAGCTGTGTAAGGTGCTGGAGAGCAACCAGAAGTACGGGGCGGTGGGAGGAGACGTGATGATCCTCAACCTCAAGGAGTCCTACATCAGCTTCATGAGCAGCCTGCGCTACTGGATGGCGTTCAACATCGAGAGGTCCTGCCAGTCCTTCTTCAACTGTGTCTCCTGCATCAGCGGCCCCCTGG GTCTGTACAGGAATGACCTCCTCCAGCAGTTTTTAGAGTCCTGGTACAACCAGAAGTTCCTGGGGACTCACTGCACATTTGGGGATGACAGACATCTCACCAACCGCATGCTCAGCATGGGCTATGCCACCAAGTGA